Proteins co-encoded in one Coraliomargarita parva genomic window:
- a CDS encoding damage-control phosphatase ARMT1 family protein — MNRAPCAMRTKLDCFSCFLRTGLQTARLSGTNDDELQRLMTRFLKILQDLPDKESPLGVTSRIQNLIRKETGVQDPYLSVKNECTREAEQYLSQLNSEVSLAPAPLDTALKLAVIGNVMDYGADPLFKLGSLTRRLNTTEFTVDATGHFISELNSARRMAYIADNTGEIVFDSILIERLLNDYRIEALHLVIRDEPFLNDVSDERHIPDALLHNPRVKIERLSVDPARRNEAVWQSVIACDIVLNKGMANFENYADQPGFFFLLISKCKLVSDLIAARVQHPVTTGDWIFLHQAKEA, encoded by the coding sequence ATGAATCGGGCCCCCTGTGCGATGCGGACCAAACTGGACTGTTTTTCCTGCTTCCTGCGCACGGGTCTGCAAACGGCACGTCTTTCCGGCACCAATGATGACGAACTGCAGCGTCTGATGACGCGCTTTTTAAAAATCCTGCAGGACTTGCCGGACAAGGAGTCCCCCTTGGGGGTGACTTCCAGGATCCAAAACCTGATCCGCAAAGAAACAGGCGTGCAGGACCCCTACCTGAGCGTAAAAAACGAATGCACACGGGAGGCCGAACAATACCTTTCACAACTGAACTCAGAGGTCTCCTTGGCCCCCGCTCCCCTCGACACAGCCCTCAAACTGGCCGTAATCGGGAATGTCATGGATTACGGCGCCGACCCACTCTTCAAGCTCGGCAGCCTCACCAGGCGCTTGAACACGACGGAGTTTACAGTCGATGCCACCGGACACTTCATCTCAGAGCTGAATTCAGCCCGAAGGATGGCCTACATCGCCGACAATACAGGGGAAATCGTCTTCGATTCGATCCTCATCGAGCGCCTGTTGAATGACTACCGTATCGAAGCCCTACACCTCGTGATCCGGGATGAACCCTTCCTCAATGACGTCTCCGACGAGCGCCACATCCCCGACGCACTCCTCCACAACCCCCGCGTCAAAATCGAACGCCTCTCGGTCGACCCGGCCCGCCGGAATGAAGCCGTCTGGCAAAGTGTGATCGCCTGCGACATCGTTTTAAACAAGGGCATGGCGAACTTTGAAAACTACGCCGACCAACCCGGATTCTTTTTCCTCCTGATCAGCAAGTGCAAGCTGGTCAGCGACCTCATCGCCGCTCGCGTACAACACCCGGTCACCACCGGAGACTGGATCTTCCTCCACCAAGCCAAGGAGGCCTGA
- the efp gene encoding elongation factor P translates to MASPTDVRKGKVLNYQGNPHLVLDVQHRTQGRQAGFMQVTMRNLNTGSSTTTKIRTTDSVEIMHTDNKKLEFSYVDGDGYHFMDPESFEDIILDESLVEDAKDFLVETTPYSVLHVDDKPISIDLPASIEMKVIESPEGVKGDTASNVQKPAKLETGLTIQVPLFIKEGEIIKVSTSEKAYMGRA, encoded by the coding sequence ATGGCATCTCCCACAGACGTTCGTAAAGGCAAAGTCCTGAATTACCAAGGCAACCCGCACCTTGTGCTGGATGTGCAGCACCGCACACAGGGTCGCCAAGCCGGCTTCATGCAGGTCACCATGCGCAACCTGAATACCGGGTCCAGCACCACCACCAAGATCCGCACGACCGATTCCGTCGAGATCATGCACACCGACAACAAGAAGCTCGAATTCAGCTATGTGGACGGTGACGGTTACCATTTCATGGACCCGGAATCTTTCGAGGACATCATCCTGGACGAAAGTCTGGTCGAGGATGCCAAGGACTTCCTGGTCGAAACGACCCCTTACAGCGTACTGCACGTGGATGACAAGCCGATCTCCATCGACCTGCCGGCCTCCATCGAAATGAAGGTCATCGAATCTCCGGAAGGCGTCAAAGGCGACACCGCCAGCAACGTCCAAAAACCCGCCAAGCTCGAAACCGGCCTGACCATCCAGGTGCCGCTCTTCATCAAGGAAGGCGAAATCATCAAGGTTTCCACCTCGGAAAAGGCCTACATGGGCCGCGCCTAA